The following are encoded together in the Salmonella enterica subsp. enterica serovar Choleraesuis genome:
- the rbsK gene encoding ribokinase — translation MNNPSRLVVLGSINADHILNLERFPSPGETLTGRHYQVAFGGKGANQAVAAGRSGADIAFIACVGDDDTGRRVCKQLATDNIDTSPIQTIAGTTTGVALIFVNAEGENVIGIDAGANGALTVDNVTAQSKLITGADALLMQLESPLDAVQAAARLAHEHQVKVILNPAPATALPDELLKLVDIITPNETEAEALTGITVTDDQGAARAAQALHDKGIATVIITLGSRGVWLSQQGNGCRIPGFKVKAVDTIAAGDTFNGALVTALLESRPMEEAIRFAHAAAAIAVTRPGAQPSVPWRNEIDEFLKQQG, via the coding sequence ATGAACAATCCGTCCCGGCTGGTGGTTTTGGGTAGTATTAATGCCGATCATATTCTTAATCTTGAGCGATTCCCTTCTCCCGGAGAAACGTTGACTGGCAGGCATTATCAGGTCGCCTTCGGCGGCAAAGGTGCGAACCAGGCGGTTGCCGCCGGTCGCAGCGGCGCAGATATTGCTTTTATTGCCTGCGTAGGTGATGACGATACCGGTCGCCGGGTTTGTAAGCAGCTGGCAACGGATAATATAGATACATCCCCTATTCAGACCATTGCGGGTACCACTACCGGCGTGGCGCTTATTTTTGTGAATGCAGAAGGTGAAAATGTTATTGGGATCGACGCGGGCGCAAATGGCGCGCTCACGGTCGATAACGTCACCGCTCAAAGTAAATTGATAACCGGCGCGGATGCTCTGCTTATGCAGCTGGAGTCCCCACTGGATGCGGTGCAGGCGGCAGCCCGTCTTGCGCATGAGCATCAGGTAAAGGTTATTCTCAACCCGGCTCCCGCTACCGCCCTGCCGGATGAGCTGCTAAAGCTGGTGGATATCATCACCCCGAATGAAACTGAGGCCGAAGCCCTCACCGGCATTACCGTGACGGACGACCAGGGTGCGGCCCGGGCAGCTCAGGCTTTACATGATAAAGGGATTGCCACCGTCATTATTACCCTCGGCAGCCGCGGAGTCTGGTTAAGTCAGCAGGGCAATGGATGTCGGATTCCAGGTTTTAAGGTTAAAGCCGTGGACACCATCGCCGCTGGCGATACTTTCAACGGCGCGCTGGTTACTGCGCTTTTGGAGTCGCGTCCGATGGAAGAAGCCATTCGCTTTGCTCATGCGGCAGCGGCTATTGCCGTTACACGTCCCGGTGCGCAACCCTCGGTTCCATGGCGTAACGAGATTGACGAATTTCTTAAACAGCAGGGCTAA
- a CDS encoding D-ribose ABC transporter substrate-binding protein → MHLKKLATIISAVALSATISTNAMAKDTIALVVSTLNNPFFVSLKDGAQKEADKLGYNLVVLDSQNNPARELANVQDLTVRGAKLVLINPTDSDAVGNAVKMANQAKIPVITLDRQASKGEVVSHIASDNVAGGKMAGDFIASKVGEGAKIIELQGIAGTSAARERGEGFKQAVAAHKFNVLASQPADFDRTKGLNVMQNLLTAHPGVQAVFAQNDEMALGALRALQTAGKSDVLVVGFDGTADGVKAVEGGKLSATVAQLPEQIGVMGVDTADKVLKGEKVEASIPVALKLVTK, encoded by the coding sequence ATGCATCTGAAAAAACTGGCAACGATCATTTCTGCGGTCGCGCTTAGCGCCACCATCAGCACTAACGCAATGGCAAAAGATACCATTGCGCTGGTAGTTTCCACCCTTAACAACCCATTCTTCGTCTCGTTAAAAGACGGCGCGCAGAAAGAAGCCGATAAACTGGGTTACAACCTGGTGGTGCTGGACTCACAAAACAACCCGGCGCGTGAACTGGCTAACGTTCAGGATCTGACGGTGCGTGGTGCGAAACTGGTGCTGATTAACCCGACCGATAGCGATGCAGTCGGTAATGCTGTGAAGATGGCTAACCAGGCTAAAATTCCGGTCATCACTCTGGATCGCCAGGCAAGTAAAGGCGAAGTGGTGAGCCATATCGCTTCTGATAACGTCGCGGGCGGTAAAATGGCCGGGGACTTCATCGCTTCTAAAGTCGGTGAGGGCGCTAAAATTATCGAGCTGCAAGGCATTGCCGGTACTTCCGCTGCCCGTGAACGTGGTGAAGGCTTTAAACAGGCCGTTGCCGCACATAAATTTAATGTGCTTGCCAGCCAGCCGGCAGATTTCGACCGTACCAAAGGCCTTAATGTGATGCAGAACCTGCTTACTGCGCATCCTGGCGTACAGGCCGTATTTGCTCAAAACGACGAAATGGCGCTCGGCGCTCTGCGCGCTCTGCAAACTGCCGGTAAAAGCGATGTGCTGGTGGTGGGTTTCGATGGCACGGCTGACGGTGTGAAGGCAGTAGAAGGTGGTAAACTGTCGGCAACCGTAGCCCAGCTTCCTGAGCAGATTGGTGTGATGGGCGTCGACACTGCCGATAAAGTGCTGAAAGGCGAGAAAGTCGAAGCCAGCATTCCGGTCGCTCTGAAACTGGTTACTAAATAA
- the rbsC gene encoding ribose ABC transporter permease has product MSTSIQSSPAKRRWFTKAWLMEQKSLIALLVLIAVVSTLSPNFFTLNNLFNILQQTSVNAIMAVGMTLVILTSGIDLSVGSLLALTGAVAASLVGAEVNALAAAIGALALGAAIGGVTGVIVAKGRVQAFIATLVMMLLLRGVTMVYTDGSPVSTGFSDNADLFGWLGIGRPLGVPTPVWLMAIVFLAAWFVLHHTRFGRYIYALGGNEAATRLSGINVNKIKIAVYALCGMLSALAGVIEVARLSSAQPTAGTGYELDAIAAVVLGGTSLAGGKGRIVGTLIGALILGFLNNGLNLLGVSSYYQMIVKAVVILLAVLVDNKKQ; this is encoded by the coding sequence ATGAGTACCTCAATCCAGTCCAGCCCGGCTAAGCGCCGCTGGTTTACCAAAGCCTGGCTGATGGAGCAAAAATCTCTGATTGCTCTGCTGGTGCTGATCGCGGTGGTGTCGACCTTAAGCCCTAACTTCTTCACGCTGAATAACCTGTTTAACATTCTGCAGCAGACTTCTGTAAACGCCATTATGGCGGTCGGGATGACGCTGGTTATTCTGACATCCGGTATCGACCTTTCGGTTGGCTCTTTGCTGGCGCTAACCGGCGCGGTTGCGGCTTCTTTGGTGGGGGCCGAAGTTAATGCGCTGGCGGCGGCTATTGGTGCTTTGGCTCTTGGGGCGGCGATTGGCGGTGTGACCGGCGTTATCGTTGCCAAAGGCCGGGTGCAGGCGTTTATTGCAACGCTGGTGATGATGTTACTGCTGCGCGGCGTCACCATGGTTTATACCGACGGCAGCCCGGTAAGTACCGGGTTCTCAGATAACGCAGACCTTTTTGGCTGGTTGGGGATTGGTCGTCCTCTGGGTGTTCCAACCCCGGTATGGCTGATGGCCATTGTCTTCCTGGCCGCCTGGTTTGTACTGCATCACACTCGCTTTGGTCGCTACATCTATGCCCTGGGCGGTAATGAAGCAGCGACGCGTCTGTCTGGTATTAACGTAAATAAGATAAAGATTGCCGTTTATGCGCTGTGCGGCATGTTGTCGGCGCTGGCGGGGGTTATTGAAGTGGCTCGTTTATCTTCTGCCCAGCCAACGGCGGGTACTGGCTATGAGCTGGATGCCATTGCGGCGGTAGTTCTTGGCGGTACTAGCCTTGCGGGTGGTAAAGGGCGGATCGTCGGTACACTGATTGGTGCGCTGATCCTTGGTTTCCTTAATAACGGGCTAAATTTATTAGGTGTTTCATCATATTACCAGATGATCGTAAAAGCAGTGGTCATTCTGCTGGCGGTACTGGTCGATAACAAGAAGCAGTAA